TAGACAAACACCACCACTGGAAGCCAAACACTGCCACATAATTATAGCCACTCTGCATAGCTCATAAATTCACGCCCGAACATTAAAACTTAAAATAATGCAGGGAGAAGACGATTTAAGAGGTTTAGCCAAGATTATGGCTTTTATGCGAGCAGTAAGTATCCTCATCGTATTGATGCACCTTTATTGGTTTTGTTACGGTTTCTTTATAGAACGTGGCTGGACGTTAGAAGTCATCAATAAAATATTAGGCAATTTTCAACGAACTGCCGGTCTGTTTTCACATACACTTTACACCAAAGTATTTGCAATAGTATTGTTAGCATTAAGTTGTCTGGGGACCAAAGGCGTGAAGAATGAAAAAATAACCTGGCCCAAAATTTATGTGGCTTTGGGAATTGGATTTGTGCTGTTCTTTCTGAACACATTCTTATTGAAGCTAACACCCATCATTGGTACATTCTTTTATATCCTCACGCTTGCTTTGGGATATATTGCTCTGATGATGGCTGGTGTATGGATCAGCCGTTTATTACGCACCAACTTGATGGATGATGTTTTCAATAATGAGAACGAAAGTTTCCAACAGGAAACCAAATTGATGGAGAACGAGTATTCTGTCAATCTACCTACAAAGTTTTATTACAAGAATAAATGGAATGACGGCTGGGTTAATATTGTCAATCCTTTTCGGGCAACGATAGTTTTAGGAACTCCCGGTTCCGGAAAATCCTATGCCGTTGTGAACAATTATATCAAGCAGCAGATTGAGAAAGGTTTTTCAATGTATATATACGATTTCAAGTTTGATGATCTTTCAACCATTGCCTACAATCATTTATTAAAGCATCGGGATAAATATAAAGTGCAACCGAAATTCTACGTCATCAACTTTGACGACCCACGCAAGAGCCACCGTTGCAATCCGCTCAATCCAGTTTTTATGACGGACATTTCAGATGCTTACGAAGCGGCTTATACCATAATGTTAAACCTCAACCGAAGCTGGATACAGAAACAAGGCGATTTCTTTGTGGAAAGCCCAATTATCTTGTTAGCAGCAATCATTTGGTATCTGAAAATCTATGATAATGGTAAATACTGCACATTTCCACACGCCATCGAATTGCTGAATAAAAAGTATTCAGACGTATTTACGATATTAACTTCCTATCCTGATTTAGAAAATTATTTGTCACCTTTTATGGATGCCTGGCAAGGTGGAGCACAGGATCAATTACAGGGTCAGATTGCATCTGCAAAAATTCCATTGTCAAGAATGATTAGCCCACAATTGTATTGGGTAATGACGGGCGATGATTTTTCATTAGACATCAACAACCCGAAAGAACCAAAGATTTTGTGTGTAGGTAATAATCCCGACCGCCAAAATATTTATTCGGCAGCATTGGGTTTGTACAATTCCAGAATTGTAAAGCTCATTAACAAAAAAGGGCAATTAAAAAGTTCCGTAATCATAGATGAGTTGCCCACCATTTACTTTAGGGGGCTGGACAATCTAATCGCAACGGCGAGAAGTAACAAGGTCGCAGTCTGTTTGGGCTTTCAGGATTATTCGCAATTGATACGAGATTATGGAGATAAGGAAGCAAAGGTTATACAAAATACCGTCGGTAATATTTTCAGTGGTCAAGTAGTGGGTGAAACAGCAAAAAGCCTTTCGGAGCGTTTCGGAAAAGTATTGCAGAAACGCCAGAGTTTATCAATCAACAGGAATGATACTTCAACTTCTATATCGACACAGTTAGATAGCCTTATTCCAGCTTCCAAAATATCAACACTTACGCAAGGGATGTTTGTAGGTTCTGTTTCCGACAACTTTGATGAACGTATCGAGCAAAAAATATTTCATGCTGAAATTGTGGTGGATAATGATAAAGTAACTACTGAAACCAAAGCCTATCAGAAGATACCCGAAGTTTTATCCTTTGTTGATGAACATGGAGAAGATAAAATGAAACAGGATATTGAGGCAAATTACAGACAGATAAAACTGGATATTGTTCATATTATCGAAAGTGAGCTGGAACGAATTAAAAATGATCCAGATTTACAGCATTTGATTACAGATTTGTAGATAAATTTCTTTTCCTATTAAGAATGTCGGTATTCATTAGGCGTCATACCGACCTGTTTTTTAAAGAACTTACCAAAAGAAGTTGCATCAGCATAATTAAAATATTCTGCCAATTCTTTAATCGTGATTTTTGAGGACTTGATAAGAGCCTTTGCTTCCGCAATAATATACTCAAATACCCATTCAGTGACCGTATTTCCGGTCTGCTGTTTTATAATAGTAGATAGGTACTTGGTCGATAACAACAACTTTTCTGCATAAAACAAAGTATCTTTTTCATTTCTGTAGTTTTTAAACAAAAGCTGATAGAACTCCCAGACCAATCGC
The nucleotide sequence above comes from Flavobacterium branchiarum. Encoded proteins:
- the mobC gene encoding conjugal transfer protein MobC, yielding MQGEDDLRGLAKIMAFMRAVSILIVLMHLYWFCYGFFIERGWTLEVINKILGNFQRTAGLFSHTLYTKVFAIVLLALSCLGTKGVKNEKITWPKIYVALGIGFVLFFLNTFLLKLTPIIGTFFYILTLALGYIALMMAGVWISRLLRTNLMDDVFNNENESFQQETKLMENEYSVNLPTKFYYKNKWNDGWVNIVNPFRATIVLGTPGSGKSYAVVNNYIKQQIEKGFSMYIYDFKFDDLSTIAYNHLLKHRDKYKVQPKFYVINFDDPRKSHRCNPLNPVFMTDISDAYEAAYTIMLNLNRSWIQKQGDFFVESPIILLAAIIWYLKIYDNGKYCTFPHAIELLNKKYSDVFTILTSYPDLENYLSPFMDAWQGGAQDQLQGQIASAKIPLSRMISPQLYWVMTGDDFSLDINNPKEPKILCVGNNPDRQNIYSAALGLYNSRIVKLINKKGQLKSSVIIDELPTIYFRGLDNLIATARSNKVAVCLGFQDYSQLIRDYGDKEAKVIQNTVGNIFSGQVVGETAKSLSERFGKVLQKRQSLSINRNDTSTSISTQLDSLIPASKISTLTQGMFVGSVSDNFDERIEQKIFHAEIVVDNDKVTTETKAYQKIPEVLSFVDEHGEDKMKQDIEANYRQIKLDIVHIIESELERIKNDPDLQHLITDL